A single window of uncultured Pseudodesulfovibrio sp. DNA harbors:
- a CDS encoding Bax inhibitor-1/YccA family protein: MAQYPSMQQTGSRAEVVNAFMRGVYGWMSAGLGLTALVAFAVTQSQTLMQMFFVVDPATGAVGMSTLVFILLFAELGIVFYLGAKIRTMAPATATALFMLYSGLNGLTLTPILLAYTAESVASTFVITAGMFGTMSIYGLVTKKDLTSWGSLLFMGLIGIVIAMIVNMFLQSSAMAFAISVIGVIIFLGLTAYDTQKLKTMGETVPMTDSAAIRRGTILGALTLYLDFINLFLMLLRLLGNRE; the protein is encoded by the coding sequence ATGGCTCAATATCCCAGCATGCAACAGACCGGCTCCCGTGCCGAAGTTGTTAATGCCTTTATGCGTGGTGTCTACGGCTGGATGAGCGCAGGTCTTGGCCTGACCGCTTTGGTCGCCTTTGCCGTTACTCAGTCTCAGACTCTTATGCAGATGTTTTTTGTTGTTGACCCGGCCACCGGTGCCGTTGGCATGTCGACTTTAGTTTTTATCCTGCTTTTTGCTGAACTGGGCATTGTCTTTTATCTGGGCGCAAAAATCAGGACCATGGCTCCGGCTACAGCTACTGCTCTGTTTATGCTTTACTCCGGCCTGAATGGGTTGACCCTGACTCCGATTTTGCTGGCGTACACCGCTGAATCCGTGGCTTCCACTTTTGTCATTACTGCTGGTATGTTCGGTACCATGTCCATCTATGGACTTGTGACCAAAAAGGACCTGACCAGTTGGGGTAGCCTGTTGTTCATGGGGTTGATCGGAATCGTTATCGCCATGATTGTGAATATGTTCCTGCAGAGTTCCGCCATGGCTTTTGCCATTTCGGTCATTGGTGTGATCATCTTCCTTGGCTTGACCGCTTACGATACGCAGAAGCTTAAGACCATGGGTGAGACTGTCCCGATGACTGATTCCGCAGCTATCCGGCGTGGCACTATTCTTGGTGCTTTGACCCTGTATCTGGACTTCATCAACCTGTTCCTGATGTTGCTCAGACTTCTGGGGAACCGCGAGTAA
- a CDS encoding diguanylate cyclase, whose product MKILIVDDSTSTVDQLTVILHSAGYTSLSAVTTLEEALGSLSLAAKIEAPIDLVLLDLDIADTDGIAAILSIKSHNEFQDIPIIAITKDDGKANLDRAFAAGASDYIVKPLGKTELRARVRSALQLRREMIKRMKRERELEQLARKLERMSNQDGLTGLANRRCFDDTLVCEWVRNGREDQPLGLLMIDIDHFKQYNDALGHVNGDGCLYAVAKALRESVHRPGDLVARYGGEEFAIILPNTGYKGAKAVADNIHENLSQLALGHPDSTVGTNVTVSIGVASGIPTCESSPEHLLQAADNALYQAKESGRNRTEAINLPGPDSLRQ is encoded by the coding sequence ATGAAAATTCTCATTGTCGACGATTCCACGTCCACGGTGGACCAACTGACTGTGATCCTTCACAGTGCAGGGTATACATCTCTTTCCGCAGTCACGACCTTGGAAGAGGCTCTTGGCTCACTTTCTTTAGCCGCCAAGATTGAAGCCCCTATCGACCTTGTCCTTCTCGACCTAGATATTGCAGACACCGATGGCATTGCCGCAATTCTATCCATTAAATCCCATAATGAATTTCAAGACATTCCTATCATTGCAATCACAAAAGATGACGGAAAGGCGAACCTTGATCGTGCTTTTGCAGCCGGAGCTTCCGATTATATAGTTAAGCCACTGGGCAAAACAGAACTTCGGGCACGAGTCCGATCCGCTTTGCAATTGCGACGAGAAATGATCAAACGCATGAAGCGCGAACGCGAACTCGAACAGCTGGCTCGCAAACTGGAGCGCATGTCTAATCAGGATGGATTGACGGGACTGGCAAACCGACGATGCTTCGACGATACTCTTGTTTGCGAATGGGTTCGTAATGGACGCGAAGATCAGCCACTCGGCCTTCTCATGATCGATATTGATCATTTCAAGCAATACAACGATGCTCTCGGTCATGTGAATGGCGATGGCTGTCTTTACGCCGTAGCCAAGGCTCTTCGTGAATCTGTGCATCGTCCCGGCGATTTGGTAGCCCGATACGGCGGTGAAGAATTTGCCATAATTCTTCCCAACACTGGTTATAAAGGCGCCAAAGCCGTGGCTGACAACATCCACGAGAACCTCTCCCAACTAGCCCTTGGTCATCCAGACTCCACTGTCGGCACCAACGTAACCGTTTCAATCGGTGTTGCTTCCGGCATCCCAACCTGTGAGTCTTCGCCCGAGCATCTTCTTCAGGCCGCTGACAATGCCCTCTATCAAGCCAAAGAATCTGGCCGCAACAGAACCGAAGCCATCAACCTTCCCGGCCCGGACTCTCTCCGGCAATAA
- a CDS encoding DUF4139 domain-containing protein: MTRLKSGVLIIIFLFTLSLFPCIAHANGSGAFVAVYNSGRALVRETRVVTLPEGPAAVVFTDIPTTLEPASVRAAAEGMTVNDVEYSYHPITAGNLLDAYVGKELSVILPDPSDANARILRQATLLSNKGQPVFSVGNEVYVGNFEAVLLPKLPKDFDKEPTLTLTTQSVAEGKKNVSLSYLMGGVNWRADYTMTLSKSGAMADLDAWATVTNSSGRAFKSADVRLVAGDVQRVPAPRMARNKGVMAMESASMDSAGGYASEESFSQYHVYSVGRYISLPAQGSKQVGLFSAVDFPVEQKLTSRFHSGPGKRTGTVSQPVELALSFENTELGKLGRPMPDGVVRVFMPTTDGTQLLAGETRIKHTAVGSEVRLVLGRSFDVTVERTQTHFKKVGKNSFEIGWKITARNGKQAPQNLTLQESFPGSWKILSADAEYIEADSGTIEFALTSLLPSKGTEGKSINYMVRIDY; encoded by the coding sequence ATGACTCGGCTTAAATCTGGTGTTCTCATTATTATTTTCTTGTTCACACTTTCCCTTTTCCCGTGCATTGCCCATGCGAATGGCAGTGGTGCGTTTGTCGCTGTTTACAATTCTGGTCGGGCTCTCGTTCGAGAGACGCGCGTTGTAACTCTTCCTGAAGGTCCTGCCGCCGTGGTTTTTACCGATATTCCAACCACCTTGGAACCAGCATCGGTGCGTGCAGCGGCGGAAGGGATGACGGTTAATGATGTTGAATACAGCTATCATCCCATCACCGCAGGCAATCTCCTTGATGCCTATGTCGGTAAGGAGTTGTCTGTAATTCTTCCTGATCCATCAGATGCAAATGCACGAATTTTACGACAGGCTACGTTGCTTTCCAATAAAGGACAGCCCGTCTTTTCTGTGGGGAACGAAGTCTATGTAGGGAATTTTGAGGCAGTGCTTTTGCCTAAATTGCCTAAAGACTTTGATAAGGAACCTACTTTGACCCTGACTACGCAGAGTGTAGCCGAAGGAAAGAAGAATGTTTCCCTGAGTTATCTTATGGGTGGAGTGAATTGGCGTGCTGATTATACCATGACATTGAGTAAGTCTGGCGCAATGGCTGATCTTGATGCCTGGGCCACAGTGACAAATAGCTCGGGGCGTGCGTTCAAAAGCGCTGATGTTCGGTTGGTTGCTGGCGATGTCCAACGTGTCCCTGCTCCCAGAATGGCACGAAACAAAGGTGTTATGGCCATGGAGTCTGCATCCATGGATAGCGCGGGCGGCTATGCGTCTGAAGAATCTTTTTCGCAATATCACGTATACTCGGTTGGGCGGTATATCTCTTTGCCAGCCCAAGGATCCAAGCAGGTAGGTTTGTTTTCTGCGGTTGATTTTCCTGTAGAGCAGAAGTTAACAAGCCGTTTTCATAGTGGTCCCGGGAAGCGCACCGGCACAGTCTCTCAGCCGGTCGAGTTGGCATTGTCCTTTGAAAATACTGAACTTGGCAAACTTGGTCGTCCTATGCCTGATGGTGTGGTGCGAGTTTTCATGCCCACTACGGATGGCACACAGCTGTTGGCGGGAGAGACGCGTATCAAACACACGGCAGTCGGGAGTGAAGTCCGTCTGGTGCTTGGTCGTTCATTTGATGTGACGGTTGAGCGCACGCAGACACATTTCAAGAAAGTGGGGAAAAATTCATTTGAAATAGGCTGGAAGATTACAGCAAGAAACGGCAAACAAGCGCCGCAGAATCTGACTCTTCAAGAATCATTTCCCGGCTCATGGAAAATTTTGTCTGCTGATGCCGAATACATCGAGGCCGATTCAGGAACTATTGAGTTTGCACTCACGTCGTTGTTACCTTCCAAGGGAACGGAAGGTAAATCCATCAATTACATGGTAAGGATCGATTATTAG
- a CDS encoding trehalose 6-phosphate synthase gives MPDITPVALKTLKDFYDLMAATRTVRFNTVASLLEGNGVVDDAVASLINALESLEAVPEEDGKKILSLDGERTIALDMEYEINETRKDIFYLEEGEETFLEFLADFHSGFDEFVRAGHELIEGIDFNTFITDRDGTINNYCARYLTSIQSIYNSVFLTRFAQNNARRPVVLTSAPLDGLIEISVNPESEMYYAASKGRECLDLEGRIRRLPIPKDKQEAMDCLNARLTELTGRPEYQKFTFIGSGLQFKFGQSTVARQDIGSSIDTAASDGFLKTLEDLVTELDPESKNFRIEDTGLDVEIILTVETSGDGLKDFDKGDGVKFLNSELDLQMFRGPHLICGDTGSDVPMLEAALELTSDVRAIYVTQNEELAKRVTGLTSKALIVPEPDMLVTILGTMSPAMR, from the coding sequence ATGCCGGATATCACACCTGTTGCATTGAAGACGCTTAAGGATTTCTATGATCTCATGGCCGCGACTCGGACGGTGCGGTTCAATACTGTAGCATCGCTTCTAGAGGGTAACGGTGTGGTGGATGACGCCGTGGCATCTTTGATTAATGCTTTGGAGTCTCTGGAAGCTGTGCCTGAAGAGGACGGCAAGAAGATTCTGTCTTTGGATGGAGAACGAACCATTGCGCTCGACATGGAGTATGAAATCAATGAAACTCGAAAAGATATCTTTTATCTTGAAGAGGGTGAGGAAACTTTTTTGGAGTTTCTCGCTGATTTCCATTCTGGATTCGACGAGTTCGTGCGGGCCGGGCATGAGTTGATCGAAGGCATCGATTTCAATACCTTTATTACTGATCGTGACGGGACTATCAACAATTATTGTGCTCGGTATCTTACCTCTATCCAATCCATTTACAATTCTGTTTTTCTGACACGGTTTGCGCAAAACAACGCTCGCAGGCCGGTTGTTTTAACCTCAGCTCCGCTTGATGGGCTCATTGAAATTAGTGTCAATCCGGAAAGTGAGATGTATTATGCTGCGTCCAAGGGGCGTGAATGTCTGGACTTGGAGGGGCGTATTCGCCGTTTGCCTATTCCCAAAGACAAACAAGAGGCTATGGATTGTCTGAATGCACGTTTGACTGAGTTGACGGGTCGGCCTGAATACCAAAAATTTACTTTTATCGGCTCTGGACTACAATTTAAATTCGGTCAATCCACTGTAGCGCGGCAGGATATAGGCTCATCGATTGACACAGCCGCCTCAGACGGTTTTCTCAAGACTCTTGAAGATCTGGTCACTGAGCTTGATCCTGAATCGAAAAACTTTCGTATAGAGGACACCGGTTTGGACGTGGAGATTATTCTCACGGTGGAGACCTCTGGTGATGGTCTTAAGGATTTTGATAAAGGGGACGGCGTCAAGTTCCTTAATTCCGAGTTGGATCTTCAGATGTTCCGTGGACCACATCTTATTTGTGGGGACACTGGTTCGGATGTCCCAATGCTGGAAGCTGCATTGGAACTGACTTCGGATGTGCGAGCAATTTATGTGACACAGAATGAGGAATTGGCAAAGCGTGTAACTGGGCTGACGAGCAAGGCTTTGATCGTACCCGAACCGGATATGTTGGTTACTATTTTGGGCACGATGAGCCCTGCTATGCGATAA
- a CDS encoding ABC transporter substrate binding protein — MLRIFCIHFTALLFMATTAIADMPHVLVINSYSQSFQWVKEHNASLTRGLEDVASLSFFDMDTKRIPRSKFKTATDRAIQTLETINPKVVVLTDDDALKLLGKRIADMHIPIVYLGINANPRDYNMLKHQATGVLERPLFKRSIAFIQDILHEDLKKCLVLYDNSTTAQMSLDSVFNNNRHLKFAGTETDIRLIGTLKEWRQAVLSAPQKGYNAIIVGLYHTICDKDGNHIPEKEIIRWTSANSPIPLFGFWNFSIGKGKAIGGLVLAAEPQGWEAAKLVKRILSGEKASEIEPVIAETSRFIFSDYELKRWNLSKPVHLTVPSITIRHVE, encoded by the coding sequence ATGCTCAGAATATTTTGCATACACTTCACAGCCTTACTTTTCATGGCGACAACAGCCATTGCAGACATGCCTCACGTTCTCGTTATTAACAGCTATAGCCAAAGTTTCCAATGGGTTAAAGAACACAATGCCTCACTTACGCGAGGGCTTGAAGATGTTGCTTCCCTCTCTTTCTTCGACATGGACACCAAAAGAATTCCTCGAAGCAAATTTAAAACAGCCACAGACCGCGCCATCCAAACGCTTGAAACCATCAATCCCAAAGTCGTTGTTTTAACCGATGATGACGCCCTCAAACTTTTGGGGAAACGCATCGCAGACATGCATATCCCGATTGTTTATCTCGGAATCAATGCAAATCCACGTGATTACAATATGCTTAAACACCAGGCAACAGGGGTGTTGGAACGCCCCTTATTCAAACGTTCCATCGCCTTTATTCAAGACATACTTCATGAGGACCTAAAAAAATGTCTAGTTCTTTACGACAACAGCACGACAGCACAAATGTCTCTTGACTCAGTATTCAATAATAACCGCCATCTCAAATTTGCTGGCACAGAAACCGATATACGGCTCATCGGCACACTAAAAGAATGGCGTCAGGCCGTGCTTTCCGCCCCCCAAAAAGGATACAACGCTATCATTGTCGGACTGTACCACACTATTTGTGACAAGGACGGAAACCACATACCCGAAAAAGAAATTATCCGCTGGACTTCCGCCAATAGTCCTATCCCACTCTTTGGGTTCTGGAATTTCTCCATCGGCAAAGGAAAGGCTATCGGAGGACTGGTCCTTGCTGCCGAACCACAGGGATGGGAAGCGGCAAAGCTGGTTAAACGCATCCTGTCAGGGGAAAAAGCCTCTGAAATAGAACCTGTTATTGCGGAAACAAGTCGATTCATATTCAGCGACTACGAGTTAAAAAGATGGAACCTCAGCAAGCCAGTTCACCTGACCGTTCCATCCATCACCATACGACACGTCGAATAA
- the rnr gene encoding ribonuclease R codes for MPKKKRNQPRPSTPPLYAGVILKLFKEVQRPMSRAEVIRQLRLKKRDKHIIKDLLKDLVRQGKLIRIRRGYGLAESMHCITGRLEIQRQGFGFVIPEDSRRKDVFINQRDIGEAWHGDRVVVSVLGEPKKGRNAEGRIVRILERGRKTLPAKVIKKMGGEWLCRPSDPKLAFGIICTLKDESLELKPGDIVICIPGEKMDPTMWQGEITELLGSEVDIAVQEALVKSNHNIRTRFPSGSESQAEGLPREPSEKDFVGRRDLTEKQFVTIDGATARDFDDAVLVERLDKGYRLWVAIADVAHYVAEGTPLDKEALERGNSYYFPRSVVPMFPERLSNGLCSLNPDVKRLTMVVCMDTDETGRTRSASFYQAVIKSHARLTYTQVKQAILDRDEEVRQEIKPVVPMLELAEELARKINKLRSRRGSLDFDLPEPEVFFDADGEVSEIRPKQRSFANQLIEEFMVAANEAVAHYLIEQDLPCLFRIHPQADEGKLQNLFRMLSRTDKSVVMPKEITPKKLQMLVASMRGTDKEYVVNRMLLRSMKQAKYSPENEGHFGLASEEYAHFTSPIRRYADLVVHRLLKTAIDLNSDAAVRIPLPGQKKLQNTANHISSRERVAMDAEREILKRVTVLFMRDKVGQSFNGVVSHITDFGFYVELKDVMAEGLIRLSSMDDDYYTYWPQREMLVGEHTGRAFALGQAVEVVLDEVNLERLELNFSLKSVEAAAMDYKDLIE; via the coding sequence ATGCCTAAGAAAAAACGCAATCAGCCTCGTCCGAGTACACCGCCTTTGTATGCGGGTGTCATCCTCAAGCTGTTTAAAGAGGTGCAACGTCCCATGTCGAGGGCTGAAGTCATTCGTCAGCTCAGGCTTAAGAAGAGGGATAAGCATATCATTAAAGATTTGCTTAAGGATCTTGTACGGCAGGGCAAGCTTATTCGTATTCGTCGCGGATACGGGTTGGCTGAGTCTATGCATTGCATTACCGGGCGGCTGGAAATCCAGCGGCAGGGTTTTGGTTTTGTGATACCGGAAGACTCCCGACGTAAGGACGTTTTTATCAATCAGCGAGATATTGGTGAGGCGTGGCATGGTGATCGCGTTGTCGTTTCTGTGCTGGGAGAGCCAAAGAAAGGTCGCAATGCCGAGGGCCGGATCGTTCGTATATTGGAGCGAGGCCGTAAAACCCTGCCTGCAAAAGTCATCAAGAAGATGGGGGGAGAGTGGTTGTGTCGGCCGAGTGATCCTAAATTGGCGTTCGGTATCATTTGCACTCTCAAGGATGAATCCCTCGAATTGAAACCGGGTGACATTGTTATTTGTATCCCCGGCGAAAAGATGGATCCGACAATGTGGCAGGGCGAAATCACAGAGCTTCTTGGATCGGAAGTCGATATTGCCGTGCAGGAGGCGTTGGTCAAATCCAATCATAATATTCGCACCCGGTTCCCCTCTGGCTCAGAGAGTCAGGCAGAGGGCTTGCCGCGTGAGCCATCTGAAAAGGATTTCGTTGGTCGTCGCGATCTGACAGAGAAACAGTTTGTGACCATTGATGGAGCCACGGCCCGTGATTTTGATGATGCCGTTCTGGTGGAGCGGTTGGACAAGGGCTATCGTTTGTGGGTCGCCATCGCTGATGTGGCCCATTATGTGGCTGAAGGAACGCCTTTAGACAAGGAAGCGCTTGAGCGTGGTAATTCCTATTATTTCCCTCGGTCTGTTGTGCCAATGTTTCCTGAGCGATTGTCCAATGGCCTTTGTTCGCTGAATCCCGATGTAAAGCGACTGACCATGGTCGTGTGTATGGATACAGATGAAACCGGTAGAACCCGATCTGCTTCGTTTTATCAGGCTGTCATCAAGAGTCATGCACGACTGACATACACGCAGGTAAAACAGGCAATTCTTGATCGTGATGAAGAGGTCCGACAGGAAATTAAACCGGTTGTCCCCATGTTAGAATTGGCCGAAGAGCTGGCCCGGAAGATCAATAAACTGAGAAGTCGGCGCGGTTCCCTTGATTTTGATCTGCCAGAACCGGAAGTGTTTTTTGATGCCGATGGTGAAGTGTCTGAAATTCGGCCTAAACAAAGGTCTTTTGCCAATCAGCTTATTGAGGAGTTCATGGTCGCGGCGAACGAAGCTGTAGCGCATTATCTTATAGAGCAGGATTTGCCGTGCCTGTTCCGTATTCACCCTCAAGCTGACGAAGGGAAACTGCAGAATCTGTTCCGCATGCTTTCTCGTACAGATAAGAGTGTTGTCATGCCCAAGGAGATAACGCCCAAAAAGCTTCAGATGCTCGTGGCATCCATGCGGGGCACGGACAAGGAATATGTGGTTAACCGCATGTTGCTTCGTTCGATGAAACAGGCCAAGTATTCTCCAGAAAATGAAGGCCATTTTGGTTTGGCAAGTGAGGAATATGCCCATTTTACCTCACCTATTCGTCGGTATGCGGATTTGGTTGTCCATCGGTTGCTGAAAACAGCTATAGACCTCAACAGCGATGCTGCCGTCAGGATTCCTCTCCCCGGCCAGAAAAAGTTGCAAAATACCGCGAATCATATCTCCAGTCGGGAACGAGTCGCCATGGATGCCGAGCGAGAAATTCTCAAACGGGTGACCGTGTTGTTTATGCGCGATAAGGTTGGGCAATCCTTTAACGGGGTTGTTTCGCATATCACTGACTTCGGATTTTATGTTGAATTGAAGGATGTTATGGCCGAAGGCCTGATTCGCCTTTCGTCCATGGATGACGATTACTACACCTACTGGCCTCAGCGCGAAATGTTGGTTGGCGAACATACTGGCCGAGCCTTCGCTCTTGGACAAGCCGTAGAGGTTGTGCTCGACGAAGTTAATTTGGAACGTCTGGAATTGAATTTCAGCCTGAAATCCGTGGAAGCCGCTGCAATGGATTACAAGGATTTGATCGAATAG
- a CDS encoding helix-turn-helix transcriptional regulator, which produces MSNGFEAFFKRLCSETEVKNQSQLARELDVGRAAVSLAKKKESVPARWILDLSARFGLNPLWLEKGKGFPRSEAVVAAVEEDGASYEEVPKVRARLCAGGGSFETDGMVEGYYSFRSDWLKSRGNPANMVLMEVIGNSMEPEIKEGDMVLIDQARSDVLSGGIYAVGVEDTVMVKRVERLPGTLVLRSDNVDYSPIHLSGDELNNVRVIGQVLWASREYR; this is translated from the coding sequence ATGAGTAACGGATTCGAAGCTTTTTTCAAGAGGCTGTGTTCGGAAACAGAAGTCAAAAATCAATCGCAACTTGCCCGGGAATTGGACGTTGGGCGAGCAGCGGTCTCCCTTGCCAAAAAAAAGGAATCCGTCCCTGCACGGTGGATACTTGATCTGTCGGCCCGGTTCGGATTGAATCCGCTCTGGCTGGAAAAAGGTAAGGGTTTTCCCCGTTCAGAGGCTGTCGTGGCGGCAGTTGAAGAGGATGGCGCATCATATGAGGAAGTGCCCAAAGTGCGCGCTCGACTCTGTGCCGGAGGAGGGTCGTTTGAGACCGATGGAATGGTGGAGGGATATTATTCTTTTCGCTCTGATTGGTTGAAGAGCCGAGGTAATCCGGCCAATATGGTGCTTATGGAAGTTATCGGTAACTCTATGGAGCCGGAGATTAAGGAAGGGGATATGGTCCTTATTGATCAGGCTCGGTCAGATGTACTTTCCGGTGGCATCTATGCCGTGGGAGTCGAAGATACCGTCATGGTCAAACGGGTGGAGCGACTGCCCGGTACCCTGGTTCTCAGAAGTGATAACGTGGATTACTCTCCTATCCATCTTTCTGGCGACGAATTGAATAATGTTCGTGTTATCGGTCAAGTCCTGTGGGCATCCAGAGAATATCGCTAG
- the lpxK gene encoding tetraacyldisaccharide 4'-kinase — MSESVTELQNILAPVLKPFGWVYGRVMRIRETLFQRGLMRGWEPPVPTVSVGNIGWGGTGKTPVADWLLGWAERQGLQSVLLTRGYGARPTSLPYHVQSGALAEESGDEPLMLARSNEKACVMVDPNRTRAGKVAMERFNPNFVILDDGFQHMAVKRHCNLVLLKPEDLMEGWNRVIPAGSWRESESALARADAFMVKIGPLGFEALMPFIDRHLSQFLKPVFSFQIMPTGVRRLLGGESARDFGKGQYLLVSGVGDPEQVKHTATGYFGYPPLQHMIFKDHHPYSKKDALEISTKARQAGCKAVLCTPKDAVKLGPLCTEEFWEFDLRLDFGPSTLGDETDFESWWNRRFEIIDARLKEKSRA, encoded by the coding sequence ATGTCTGAATCAGTAACTGAATTACAGAATATCCTTGCTCCCGTACTCAAACCGTTTGGTTGGGTGTACGGCAGAGTTATGCGTATACGTGAAACGTTGTTTCAGCGTGGCCTTATGCGGGGCTGGGAGCCTCCAGTTCCTACTGTTTCTGTAGGCAATATAGGCTGGGGAGGCACGGGCAAAACTCCTGTGGCTGATTGGCTTCTTGGCTGGGCAGAACGTCAGGGGTTGCAAAGCGTTTTGCTTACGAGAGGCTATGGAGCGCGTCCGACGTCGTTGCCATATCACGTGCAGTCTGGGGCCTTGGCCGAGGAATCGGGTGATGAACCGCTTATGTTGGCTCGCTCTAATGAGAAGGCATGTGTTATGGTGGACCCTAATCGTACCCGAGCCGGGAAGGTCGCCATGGAACGATTTAACCCGAATTTCGTCATTTTGGATGACGGGTTTCAACACATGGCGGTTAAGCGGCATTGCAATCTTGTGTTGCTCAAACCAGAAGACCTGATGGAAGGTTGGAATCGTGTCATCCCTGCCGGATCGTGGCGCGAGTCGGAGTCTGCTCTTGCTCGAGCTGATGCGTTTATGGTCAAGATTGGCCCGTTGGGGTTCGAAGCGCTTATGCCGTTTATTGATCGACATCTGAGTCAGTTCCTTAAACCGGTTTTCAGCTTTCAGATCATGCCCACGGGTGTCCGTCGTCTATTGGGCGGAGAATCAGCGCGGGATTTCGGCAAAGGGCAGTATTTGCTTGTGTCAGGTGTGGGCGATCCTGAACAGGTTAAGCATACGGCGACGGGATACTTTGGATATCCGCCGTTGCAGCATATGATTTTTAAAGATCACCATCCATACTCGAAGAAAGATGCACTTGAAATCTCCACCAAGGCGCGGCAGGCAGGGTGCAAGGCTGTTTTGTGTACGCCCAAGGACGCGGTAAAGCTTGGGCCGTTGTGCACCGAGGAGTTCTGGGAGTTTGATCTCCGATTGGATTTTGGGCCGTCCACTCTTGGCGATGAAACCGATTTTGAATCCTGGTGGAATCGACGTTTCGAAATTATTGACGCGCGACTCAAAGAGAAGAGCCGCGCATAG
- a CDS encoding YccF domain-containing protein, translating into MLSVLGNIIWWVIGGLFMALGWFLAGCLMAISIIGLPWARSAFVIAKFALIPFGRTLIRRDIVTGEKDVGTSDWGMLGNIIWFIFAGWWLCIGHIMASLGCFITIIGIPWGWQHLKLAGATLAPIGMTSVTVEDAERLYGVRK; encoded by the coding sequence ATGCTTTCAGTTCTCGGTAATATCATCTGGTGGGTCATCGGTGGCCTTTTCATGGCTTTGGGCTGGTTTCTGGCCGGATGTCTGATGGCCATTTCCATTATCGGACTGCCTTGGGCGCGGTCTGCTTTTGTTATCGCCAAATTTGCTTTGATCCCCTTTGGACGGACGCTTATTCGGCGCGATATCGTGACCGGTGAAAAGGATGTAGGCACCTCGGATTGGGGAATGCTCGGCAATATTATCTGGTTCATTTTTGCTGGTTGGTGGCTGTGCATCGGTCATATCATGGCCTCGCTTGGTTGTTTCATCACCATTATCGGTATCCCGTGGGGATGGCAGCACCTTAAGCTGGCCGGGGCTACGTTGGCTCCCATTGGTATGACATCCGTGACTGTGGAAGATGCGGAACGGTTGTACGGCGTCAGAAAGTAA